The following are encoded together in the Vicia villosa cultivar HV-30 ecotype Madison, WI unplaced genomic scaffold, Vvil1.0 ctg.000397F_1_1, whole genome shotgun sequence genome:
- the LOC131627727 gene encoding uncharacterized protein LOC131627727 — MNSVPVLNGENFKDWKENILIVLGCMDLDLALRMEQPPSPTDSTTPEEKKNYEKWDRSNRMSLMIIKRGIPEAFRGTISEEITSAKDFLDEIEKCFAKSDKAETSTLLQSLISIKYKGKGNIREYIMEMSNIASKLKALKLDLSDDLLVHLVLISLPAQFDQFKISYNCQKEKWSLNELISYSVQEEERMK; from the coding sequence ATGAATTCAGTTCCGGTTCTTAATGGTGAAAACTTTAAGGACTGGAAGGAGAACATCTTAATTGTTCTTGGCTGCATGGATCTTGACCTTGCATTGAGGATGGAGCAGCCCCCTTCCCCTACAGACTCCACTACCCCTGAGGAAAAGAAAAATTATGAGAAGTGGGACCGTTCCAATCGCATGAGTCTTATGATCATAAAGCGTGGCATTCCAGAGGCATTTAGGGGTACTATATCTGAAGAAATAACAAGTGCCAAAGACTTCCTTGATGAAATTGAAAAGTgctttgctaaaagtgataaggCGGAAACAAGCACACTCCTTCAAAGCTTGATTTCTATAAAGTATAAAGGCAAAGGAAACATAAGAGAGTATATTATGGAAATGTCTAACATTGCTTCCAAACTTAAGGCACTAAAACTTGATTTGTCAGACGACTTGCTAGTGCATTTGGTGTTAATATCTCTTCCTGCACAATTTGATCAATTTAAGATAAGCTATAATTGTCAAAAGGAGAAATGGTCTCTTAACGAGCTTATTTCGTATTCTGTGCAAGAAGAAGAGAGGATGAAGTAA